A region of the Jatrophihabitans sp. genome:
TCGGGTCGGCGAACAGCGCCCGGACCGGCAGGTCGACCCCGTAGGCGGTCCGGATCTGGGTCATCAGCCGGGTCGCCGTCAGCGAGTGCCCGCCCAGGGCGAAGAAGTTGTCCGTCACGCCCACCGGCGCCGGCAGGGCGAGCAGCTCGGCGAACATCGCCGCGAGCTCGGACTCCAACGGCGTCCGGGGCGCGACCGTCGCCTCACCGGGCGCCGTGCCCCACTCGGGCTCAGGAAGCGCCCGGTGGTCGATCTTTCCGCTGCCGGTCAGCGGTAGACGCTTCAACACCACGAAGGCGGCCGGTGTCATGTAGTCCGGCAGCACTTGGCGAAGTCGCTCACGCAGGTCCTCGGGCGGCTGGTCTGAGCCGGAGGCGGTCACCAGGTAAGCGACCAGCCGCACGTCGTGGCCGGCGCCGCGGACCGAGACCACCGCCTCGGCGATGTCGGGCTGGGCGCGCAGCACCGCCTCGATCTCGCCGCTCTCCACCCGGTAGCCGCGGATCTTGACCTGCCGGTCGGCGCGGCCGGCGAGCTCGATCCGCCCGGAGCTGCGCCACCGGCCGACGTCGCCGGTGCGGTACAGCCGCGCGCCGGGCCGGCCGCTGAAGGGGTCGGGCAGGAACCGGCTCGCGGTCATGCCCGGGGCGCCGAAGTAGCCCTGCCCTACGCCGGCGCCGCCGACGTAGACCTCGCCCAGCACGCCGGGCGGGACCGGCCGCAGCCGATCGTCGAGCACGTACAGCTGGGTGCCGGCGATGATCGAGCCGATCTCGATCGGCGCCGGTGAGGCCTCGACGGCCCCGCCGCCGGAGTAGATGGTGGTCTCGGTCGGCCCGTACAGGTTCCACAGGCACGCTTGCGGCCCGCCGCCGATGGCGTCGGCGAGGTCGCGCGACAGCGGCTCGCCGGCGGTCATCCGCACCCGCACCCCGTCGGGAACCCCGCCTACGTCGACCAGCATCCGCCAGCCGGCCGGCGTCGACTGCATCGCGGTGGCGCCGCTGTCGAGCAGCAGCCGGCGCAGCAGGGCGGCGTCCTGGGTGTGCTCGGAGTCGGCGACCACCACGCAGCCGCCGGCCAGCACCGGGGCCAGCAGTTCCACCAGGGCGATGTCGAAGGCGAAGGTCGAGACCGCGACGAACCGGTCCTCAGGCCCGAGCGCGAGCATCGGGCGCACCGCGTCGAGCAGCGCGGCGATGCCGCCCTGGGTCACGGTGACCGCCTTGGGCCGGCCGGTCGACCCCGAGGTGAACATCGTGTACGCGGCGGCGGCCGGCGCGACCACGGGCGCGGCGTCCAGGGCCGCCGACTGCAATCCGTCGCCGGACCCGCTGTCTGATGGCGCGTCAGACACATGACTAAGCGCGGGCTCGGGTGAAAGCCGCGCCAGGTCGATGACCGCGATCGGCTCGGCGGTGGCCGGCGGCCTCGGCGCGTCGACGGCGGCGCTGTCGATGAGGATCGCGCGGACCCTAGCGTCGGCGAGCATGGTGGCAAGGCGCTGGTCGGGGTAGATCTCATCCAACGGCACGTAACTGGCGCCGAGCGACCAGACGCCCAGCACCGCCGGCACCAGCCGGGCGCCGCGGCGCAGCAGGATGGCCACCCGGTCCGAGCCGTCGATGCCGTGCGCGCGCAGGGCGGCGGCGATCTGCTGGGCCCGCCGGCGGATCTGGTCGCCGGTCAGCGCGCCGTCGCTGCCCCGGGCCAGCACCGTGTCCCCGGCGCAGGCCCGCCACAGCTGGGTCACCGCGGTCGAGCCCGGCTCGGCGACCGGCCCGGCGTCGGGCCAGCTGCGGGTGACCAGCTCGTACAGCTCATCCGACATGATCTCGGCCTCGCCGACGGCCTGGTCGGCGTTCTCGGCGAACGCGCGCAGCACCCGGGAGAAGCCGTCGGCCAGCAGCCGGCCGGTGCTCGCGTCGAACAGGTCGCGGTTGTAGTTGAGCCGCACCCGCGGTCCGGACGGCGCGTCGGTCACGGTCAGCTCGAGCTCGAACTTCGCGGTGCCGTTCTCCAGCAGCTCCGGCCGCCAGCGCAGCCCGCCGCGGTCTGGCACCGCCCAGGACTCCTCCATCGCGAACATCACCTGCGTCAGCGGCAACCGCGCCGGGTCACGCTCAGGGCGCAGCAGCTCCACCACCCGGGCGAACGGCAGCTCCTGGTGCGCCAGCGCCCGGGCCGTCGCGGCGTGCACCGAGCGCGCCAGCTCGCCGAGGCTGGCCTCGGGGTCGACCGAGATCCGGATCGGCACGGTGTTCATGAACAGCCCGATCACCGACTCGGTCTCCGGCCGGGTGCGGGCGGCCATCGGCACCGCCACCAGCAGGTCGCGCTCACCGCTGAGCCGGGCCAGCACCGCGGCGTAGGCGGCCAGCAGCACCGCGAACACGGTGGTCTGGCCCGCGACGGCGGCCTGGCGCAACTGCGCCGCCAG
Encoded here:
- a CDS encoding amino acid adenylation domain-containing protein → MAVYEFPTSFGQRRMWLLAQMDPDEPTYNIAWALWLDGDLDLDTLQRAWEATLLRHEVLRTTFRDESGMPVQVIEDEPTFQALELTSVEHLPADEREPAARALIGELARTPILPAVGPLLRVRLVRLSADRHVLAVVMHHIVADGWSFRILFSELSADYEALPGGGEAVTEEPAIQYADFALWQLEHAEGGEYAQAERFWRAELADAPAALGLPVDRPYPALQTFAADGLDSQVDPALAAQLRQAAVAGQTTVFAVLLAAYAAVLARLSGERDLLVAVPMAARTRPETESVIGLFMNTVPIRISVDPEASLGELARSVHAATARALAHQELPFARVVELLRPERDPARLPLTQVMFAMEESWAVPDRGGLRWRPELLENGTAKFELELTVTDAPSGPRVRLNYNRDLFDASTGRLLADGFSRVLRAFAENADQAVGEAEIMSDELYELVTRSWPDAGPVAEPGSTAVTQLWRACAGDTVLARGSDGALTGDQIRRRAQQIAAALRAHGIDGSDRVAILLRRGARLVPAVLGVWSLGASYVPLDEIYPDQRLATMLADARVRAILIDSAAVDAPRPPATAEPIAVIDLARLSPEPALSHVSDAPSDSGSGDGLQSAALDAAPVVAPAAAAYTMFTSGSTGRPKAVTVTQGGIAALLDAVRPMLALGPEDRFVAVSTFAFDIALVELLAPVLAGGCVVVADSEHTQDAALLRRLLLDSGATAMQSTPAGWRMLVDVGGVPDGVRVRMTAGEPLSRDLADAIGGGPQACLWNLYGPTETTIYSGGGAVEASPAPIEIGSIIAGTQLYVLDDRLRPVPPGVLGEVYVGGAGVGQGYFGAPGMTASRFLPDPFSGRPGARLYRTGDVGRWRSSGRIELAGRADRQVKIRGYRVESGEIEAVLRAQPDIAEAVVSVRGAGHDVRLVAYLVTASGSDQPPEDLRERLRQVLPDYMTPAAFVVLKRLPLTGSGKIDHRALPEPEWGTAPGEATVAPRTPLESELAAMFAELLALPAPVGVTDNFFALGGHSLTATRLMTQIRTAYGVDLPVRALFADPTVAGLAAAVEAARSGSGGGARRTPAIELSDAETDDLLRTLIPDERR